The following proteins are co-located in the Chiroxiphia lanceolata isolate bChiLan1 chromosome 7, bChiLan1.pri, whole genome shotgun sequence genome:
- the INSIG2 gene encoding insulin-induced gene 2 protein, whose translation MAENDAMPTLPKKCGPYISSVTSRGMNLVIRGVVLFFIGVFLALVLNLLQIQRNVTLFPPDVITSIFSSAWWVPPCCGTASAVIGLLYPCMDRHLGEPHKFKREWSSVMRCVAVFVGINHASAKVDFANNIQLSLTLAALSIGLWWTFDRSRSGFGLGVGIAFLATLVSQLLVYNGVYQYTSPDFLYVRSWLPCIFFAGGITMGNIGRQLAMYECKVIAEKSHED comes from the exons ATGGCAGAAAATGATGCAATGCCAACCTTACCAAAAAAGTGTGGCCCATATATTTCATCTGTAACCAGTCGTGGCATGAATTTGGTAATTCGTGGTGTAGTGCTGTTTTTTATTGGCGTATTTCTTGCGTTAGTATTAAACTTGCTTCAGATCCAGAGAAACGTTACTCTCTTCCCCCCTGACGTGATCACAAGCATCTTCTCCTCAGCTTGGTGGGTACCACCTTGCTGTGGCACAGCATCAG CTGTGATTGGGTTATTGTACCCCTGCATGGACAGACATCTGGGAGAGCCACATAAGTTCAAGAGAGAATGGTCCAGTGTAATGCGATGTGTAGCAGTCTTTGTGGGAATAAATCATGCCAGCGCT AAGGTGGATTTTGCCAACAATATCCAGCTGTCTCTCACATTAGCAGCACTGTCGATTGGACTGTGGTGGACATTTGATAGATCACGGAGTGGCTTTGGCCTTGGAGTGGGAATTGCTTTCCTGGCCACGTTGGTGTCACAGCTTCTTGTGTACAATGGAGTTTATCA ATACACATCTCCAGATTTCCTCTATGTTCGTTCCTGGTTGCCATGTATATTTTTTGCTGGTGGAATAACTATGGGCAATATTGGCAGGCAGCTGGCAATG tatgAATGCAAAGTCATTGCAGAGAAGTCTCATGAGGACTGA